TCACGTTCGACCGAGATCTCGCCATATCGGTCATCGATGAAGGAGGGGGGTTCCAGCCCGAGATTATCGGCGACATCTATGTCACCGGAGTTGCGAGTTCCAAGAAGCGAGTCGGCGGAGGAGCGCGCATCGGCGAAGGCACGATGCTGATCAAATTCTTCGCCGGCCTGATGGGCGCAACGATCGTTGCCGACAACGTGACCAGCGCCGACGGCCATGTCGGCGCATCCACGAAGATCTTGTTCCCCGCACACCCCCGCGCAGGCTCCGCGCGCGGAGGGGATGCAAACACGGAGCGACCATGACATCGAGCACCGAAAAGGTGAATGTCGTTGTGGCTGACGACAATGCGGGAATTCGAACTGGCCTGACGGCAGAGATTCTCAAGTCTTTTCCGAATGCCGGCGTCAAGACCTTCAGTGACGCCGTCACGACAGAGATGTACCTAACCCAGAATCCCTACGAGACCGACGTCCTGTTTCTGGACATCGACTTCGGCCCGGGAGCCACCGGTCTTGATGTCTTGGAGAACATCAGAGACAGCGACGGCATCCTCCCCATCGTCCTGCTGACCGGCACGACGATGTGGGAGGATCTCGCGACCGCCTGTCGGCTCTACGGCGCGCACCTTGTCGAAAAGCCGGTTGGCGCGGGACCGCTCTGCGTCCATATCGAGAGCGCGTTGGGACTCCTGGAGCGTCTCGGCAAGCTGCGCGGGACCATCGACGGGCTTCAGGCGGCGCTCGCGGAAGCCGCGAAGACCAAGCCCGGCGATCATGGCGCCGGCGAGGTCGCCGACTCCGAAGTTCTTCGGGGGCTGTTCCCCCGGCTCGACTTCTCGAAGTCGGCAGTCTCCGAGATGCTCGCGTGCAAGGACATCCGCCTCGTGAAGGCGCTTGCGGATCTCAACAATAGAACGCCGGGGAACGGCAGCTACCTAAAGCAGATCAAGAGCACGCCCGGCCTGTGGGAAGCCCGTTTCTCTACGCCGGGACGCGTTTTCCTGCGGTTCCACGACAACCGCGTTCTGATCGAGAACATCGATCCCGATCACCGGGTGTTGGCCTAGAGGCCGGAGCGGAAGGGCACGCATGCTGGACAAGGCCGTGATCAGTGAATACTTGAAACGCGCCGAGCGGGCTGCGTCGTCCGCGTACGCTCCGTTCTCGAATCTCCGGGTCGGCGCCGTGGTCCGTCTGCGCGACGGGCGCGAGTTCGTCGGCGTCAACGTGGAGAATGCCTCCTTCGGTCTGACGATGTGCGCCGAGCGCGTCGCGCTCGGCGCCGCCGTCGCCGCGGGCGCCCGCCCCGGCGATGTCGAGCTCTTGGCCGTCGCCAGCCCCGACCGCCCGATCACGCCCTGCGGCGCCTGCCGGCAGGTGATCGCGGAGTTCGGCCACGACATTCGCGTCCTGTTCCGCGCCGACGGCGGCGCCGACGTACTCGCGCACGCCGGCGAGCTGCTCCCCGCGCTGTTCTCGTTCGGGGACGGAACGCGGGGCTGACAGACCCGGCAGACGCAGTTCCGTTGCCGAGCGGGAAGGCGGCCGGCGACGATCCCCGGCGCGACGGCAACGGGGCCCGCGAAGGGGCGGCCTGCGCTCGCCGTGAAGTTCGCGCGTCCAGCAGCTCGCGCACGACGACGACGGCGGCGGCGTGCATCCGCGTTCGCGGCGGGGCGGCGCCGAAGGATCGCGATCAGCGATCGCGGAAGAGCTTCTTGGCGCCGACGTAGATCAGGTAGGTAACGCCGAAGAGCACGATGAAGTGCAGCATGCCGTTTCCCCCTCTTTGGCCGTCCGTGGTTGAACGACCGAACGTCCTTCGGGGAGAGGACGGCTCAGGTCGGTCGCGCTGACCGGCGCGCGACTCGCGCGGGAACCGAAGGCCATCCGCCGGAGAGGCCGCGGCGGTCCGGACCGAAGCGCTCGCGCGGCGTTCAGCCGCGGAACGCGGCGACGCCC
The sequence above is a segment of the bacterium genome. Coding sequences within it:
- the cdd gene encoding cytidine deaminase; the protein is MLDKAVISEYLKRAERAASSAYAPFSNLRVGAVVRLRDGREFVGVNVENASFGLTMCAERVALGAAVAAGARPGDVELLAVASPDRPITPCGACRQVIAEFGHDIRVLFRADGGADVLAHAGELLPALFSFGDGTRG
- a CDS encoding response regulator encodes the protein MTSSTEKVNVVVADDNAGIRTGLTAEILKSFPNAGVKTFSDAVTTEMYLTQNPYETDVLFLDIDFGPGATGLDVLENIRDSDGILPIVLLTGTTMWEDLATACRLYGAHLVEKPVGAGPLCVHIESALGLLERLGKLRGTIDGLQAALAEAAKTKPGDHGAGEVADSEVLRGLFPRLDFSKSAVSEMLACKDIRLVKALADLNNRTPGNGSYLKQIKSTPGLWEARFSTPGRVFLRFHDNRVLIENIDPDHRVLA